The Variovorax paradoxus B4 genome includes a region encoding these proteins:
- a CDS encoding SMP-30/gluconolactonase/LRE family protein has protein sequence MFLLQPPEVRELEVFTRMPGALRRREPSAWADANRGGQATDSFLEGPVFDEAGNLYVADIPFGRVFRIDPAGAWTLVAEYDGEPNGMKFLDAHTLLVTDYKNGLMRIDVRTGAVTPHLQRRNTERFKGVNDLVLDAQGNVYFTDQGQTGLHDPTGRLYRLRPDGQLDLLLGNVPSPNGVALSPDGKLLYLAVTRGNCVWRVPLLADGSVAKVSQFFTSYGPSGPDGLAVDAKGRVVVANPGLGYVWLLNARAEPVIVLRGPAEASTTNLAFGGKDRSTLYVTDSTHGNILMAQLDAPGLMLHRGRRGA, from the coding sequence TTGTTCCTTCTGCAGCCCCCCGAAGTCCGAGAACTCGAAGTGTTCACGCGCATGCCCGGCGCCCTGCGCCGGCGCGAGCCCAGCGCCTGGGCCGACGCCAACCGCGGCGGCCAGGCCACCGACTCGTTTCTCGAGGGGCCGGTGTTCGACGAGGCCGGCAACCTCTACGTGGCGGACATCCCGTTCGGCCGCGTCTTCCGCATCGATCCGGCCGGTGCGTGGACCCTGGTGGCCGAATACGACGGCGAGCCGAACGGCATGAAGTTCCTGGACGCGCACACGCTGCTCGTCACCGACTACAAGAATGGCCTGATGCGCATCGACGTGCGCACCGGCGCCGTCACGCCTCACCTGCAGCGGCGCAACACCGAGCGCTTCAAGGGCGTGAACGACCTGGTGCTGGACGCGCAGGGCAACGTCTACTTCACCGACCAGGGCCAGACCGGGCTGCACGACCCCACGGGCCGCCTCTACCGGCTGCGGCCGGACGGGCAGCTCGATCTGCTGCTGGGCAACGTGCCCAGCCCGAACGGCGTGGCGCTCTCGCCCGACGGCAAGCTGCTCTACCTGGCGGTGACGCGCGGCAACTGCGTGTGGCGCGTGCCGCTGCTGGCCGATGGCAGCGTCGCCAAGGTGAGCCAGTTCTTCACCTCGTACGGTCCGAGTGGACCCGACGGCCTGGCGGTCGATGCGAAAGGACGCGTGGTCGTCGCCAATCCGGGCCTGGGCTATGTCTGGCTGCTGAACGCCCGTGCCGAGCCGGTCATCGTTCTTCGGGGACCGGCGGAGGCTTCCACGACCAACCTTGCCTTCGGCGGCAAGGACCGCAGCACGCTCTACGTGACCGATTCGACCCATGGGAACATTCTGATGGCGCAGCTGGACGCGCCGGGATTGATGCTGCACCGCGGGCGGCGCGGAGCCTGA